Below is a window of Dietzia timorensis DNA.
TACCGCTTGGCGCCGGAGTTCCCCTACCCGACCCCTCTCGATGACTGTGTCGCCGCCTTCCGCTGGGCACGCGAACACGCCGAGGAACTTCGCATCGACCCGGAGCGCATCGCGCTCGCCGGAGACAGCGCGGGCGGCAACCTCACGGCGGCGACGTGTCTTCGCCTCCGCGATGCCGGCGAAGTTGGTCCCGCATTCCAGATGCTGTTCGTTCCCGTCACCACCGCCGAAGCGGGCGGAGGCGGCACGGACTCGTTCACAACCTTCGCTCGCGGCCCCTACCTGACCGCAGAGCACATCAAATACTTCACCGGGGCATACCTTCCCAGCGACGACCTCATTGGCGAACCTTACGTATCTCCGTTGCTCGCCGAGGACCTCTCGGGGCTTCCGTCGGCGCACGTCGCGGTCGCGGGTTTCGACCCGCTCCGCGACCAGGGCGAGGCCTACGCCAGAAGGATGCGGGAGGCCGGGGTACGAGTCTCGCTCCGCCGTCACGAAACAATCGTGCATCCCTTCGTGAACTCCGTCGGCGTCAATGCCGCCGCGCGTTCGGCAGTCGACGAGGCGATCGGCGCGATGCGAATGGGACTCGGCGTCTGACCGGGCCTCGCACCCGATCTCTTCCGGCACAAAAAGTCGGGAATAAGCAGGCTCTCGCCTCTTAGCGTGGACTTCGGATGGGAGGAAGCCATGCGCGAATGGAACGAGGCAGTCGATTACATCGAGGCACACTTGGCGGACGGCGTGTCCGGGCGGGCTCTGGCTGCGATCACGTTGACATCGGAATATCACTTCCGCAGGATGTTCGCGACGCTCGCGGGAATGCCATTGTCCGAATACGTTCGGCGCCGCCGAATGAGCATCGCTACAGGGCAGATACTCGAAGGGCGCGGTGTGCTCGATGTTGCCGTCGACTTCGGTTACGGGTCATCCGAGGCGTTCTCGCGCGCGTTCAAGAATTTGCACGGGATCACCCCTTCGCAGGCTCGTCGTCCCGGCGCGAGTCTTCGTTCCCAACCACGACTGAGATTCCACCTGCACGTAGAAGGGAGTACACACGTGGAGTATCAAATCAGTAAGGCCCCGGCATTCCGGCTCGCAGGTTTCTCGACTAGGGTGCCTTTGGTCCATTCGGGCGCGAACACGGCGATCGAGGAATTCGAAAAGGGATTGGACCAGGAGGCAAAAGCCCGACTGCATTCGCTTTCCGACCGCGAACCGTCAGGGCCGCTCGGCGTCAGCATCAACCTCGACGACCCGCGCGCCGAAGGCATGATGCTGGACTATTGGCACGCGGTCGCCACCACGGCCCAGGTTCCCGAGGAATTCGAGTCCATGGACGTGCCCGCCAGTACCTGGGTGGTGTTCGAAACCCACGGAAGTTTCCCCGAGGCTCTACAACAGTTGTGGGCGACGGCCGCCTCCGAGTGGTTCCCCGCGAACCCCTACCTCTGGGCAAGGGGCCCCGAGATGCTCAAGGTTGAATACCTGAGCGAGAACTCGTGCCGTGGGGAACCTTGGCTCCCCGTCGAGAGGGCGGATTAACCTCGCCGGAGCCACCGAATCGTGGGAGCTCTCGCCACCGACGGTGTCACAATGGATCTATGGCAATCAGCGTGGTCGAGATGTTCTCCATCGGTATCGGGCCGTCGTCATCGCACACGGTCGGCCCGATGCTCGGGGCGGCCCTTTTCGCTCGCGAGCTCGCCGACCAGCACGCCGGTTCCGTCACCCGTATCGAGATCGATTTGTTCGGCTCGCTCGCCGCCACAGGGCGCGGACACGGCACGCCGGGCGCGAAACTCGCCGGACTCGAAGGAGCCGATCCCAAGACGGTCGACCCTTCGCACGTGCTCGCGCTGGCCAACGGTTCCTGCCGGTCGATCACGCTCGTCGGCGGAACAACCCTGCCACTGGATGACGTCGCAGTCACCTTTCGCACCGACCGCAAGGAATTCCGCCACCCCAACACCGTCGAGCTGCGTGCGTTAACTTCAGACGGAGGCGAGATCCTCGAGCGCCGCTTCTTCTCTGTCGGCGGAGGCTTTGTGGAATTCGACGAACCGGCGCACGAAACCGAAGCAACAACATATGTAGAGGACGCTGAGTCCTCCAGCTCACATCCCGCCGGTTTCCGTGCATATTCGTGCGCAGACGAGTTGCTCGCGGCGTGCGCGGACGCCGAGTGCACGGTCGCCGAGCTGGTCAGCGACAACGAGGCCGCCATGAGCGGCCAGGGCCTTGCGGAAAAACATCTGATCGATGTGTGGCATGCCATGCGGGACTGCATCTCGGCCGGATTCAGCGAGCGAGGGACCCTGCCCGGCGGCCTTGATGTGCCTCGCCGTGCGGCCGCACTTTCGCAACAACTGGGAACGGTCGATTCGGTCACCCGGACCATGGACACGCTCTATGCTGCGGCAATCGCCGTCAATGAGGAAAATGCCGCGGGCCACCGCGTTGTCACTGCGCCCACCAACGGCGCGGCCGGCATCGTCCCGGCAGTGTTGCACTGGGCGTTCGAATGCGCGTGGGAACTTCTGGACACCGAAGAAGAACACGACGAAGAAACCGAGTCTCAGCTTGCCGTTCGCTATCTGCTCGCTGCCGGCGGCATCGGTGCGCTCATCAAGGAGCGGGCCTCGATTTCCGGCGCGGAACTCGGCTGCCAGGGAGAGGTCGGCTCCGCCTGCGCCATGGCGGCAGCAGGCCTTACGGAGATAATGGGCGGCACTCCTGCGCAGGTCGAAAACGCTGCCGAGATCGGGATAGAGCACAATCTCGGCCTCACCTGCGATCCGGTCGGCGGGCTCGTGCAGATTCCGTGCATCGAGCGCAATGCCGTCGGCGCCGTCAAAGCCGTGAATGCGTCCGTCCTCGCACTCAAGGGTTCAGGCGAGCACCGAGTCTCCCTAGATACGGCAATCGAGACGATGCGACAAACTGGGCTCGACATGATGGATAAGTACAAGGAGACCTCGCTCGGAGGCCTCGCCGTCAACGTTCCCGAGTGCTAACCGCCGTGTGCACTTATTGTTTTCCAGAAGTCACCTTCAGCCAGCGAGGGTGATGCATAGCCCTGGATTCGTCCTCGCTCTGCTGTCCGCTAGTAGCCGGCCTCACCGGCGTCATAGATATTCGAATCCCCGGCAACGCCCTCTACGCCTGGGTCGTAGACCGGTGCGTCGTCTGCATAGTCGGGCGTGACCGGGTCAGCGGGGACGAAGTCCCCTGCCGTATCGGCACCCGAGGGAGCCTCATACGTCTGCGTTTGCTGCATTTGCTGCTGCTGCTGCGGGTACATCACGTTCGCGCATTGCTGTGTCCAACCCGAGGAGCCATCGGTAAAGAATGTGGTCCCTGATTCCATGGTCCCCGGGTCACCACAGGAAGCCACCTGCTTGTCCAAGCACGTAGTTCCTTGGAACTGTGGTTGCCCCATTGAGCCGACAAGGCAGTTTCCTTCGACGGGTTTCGAATCCGCGGAGTCCGGGTCGGAGACGGCCTCGGCCGTCGTTTCCGTGGTCGGGCTTGCCTTGGTCGTACTCGACGCACTACTCGGAGGCACCGTAGACGTCACTGTGACTGCCTCCGGTTCACTTCCGGAGTTGCCGCATGCGGCCACCGACCGGGTGAGAAAAAGGGCCGCAATGGCCGCAAGGACTTTGTGCATTTTCGTTCTTCCGCGTGAAGTTGGACGTGTGTCGACGATCACTAAGCGGGCGTAAAGGCTCATTTATTACGGGGGTAGCCAAAGGGGTAACCGCATATCGCAATTCACAACCAGAGCGGCCTGCCAGCCGACGTCCGCGCGGCATCCCTACTTTTTCTCGTTCCTGCGCAATACACTTAAGCGACCTCAAGGTCAGGAGACCGTCATGTCCACCCGATCCGTCGCGAAAAAGGTCATCACCACAACCGCCGGACTGGTGGTGAGCGCCGGCGCGATAGTTGCAGTAGTCCCGGCGGCCTCCGCCGAAGTCAGGCCGGGAACGTACACGTCGACAACGCTGTCGGCGGGAAGCGTTCTCCTCGCACGCGAGGGACGGGTCGAGGGAGACGAACTCGTCCTCATCGGACGCTACAAAATCCACCCCACAGAAACCGGCGGATACGTCGACTTCTTCCCCGGACATCGCGTGTACATGGATGACGACGGACAGGGCGGATATCAAGGGGCTGCGTTCCTGGGCCCCTTCGTCATCGGCTCGTTCACCCTCACACCCCGGGGCTAGCGCATCACGCGCGGTGAATTCACACACTGCGCAGGTACTAGGCCGATATCTGTTTTGGACCGCCATCGAGCCGCGCGTTACCGATGTCCACAACGCTACCTGCGCGCATGCCTGCGTCCGACGCTCCGCGGTCGAGACGCGCTCTCGAGCGCCTGCGCCCGGCGAGTACGTATCCATTATCGATGAGCCATTGATCCCTTGCCGCGTCGGCAGCGTCCCTGTCGGAGGTGAACGCGAGTTCCGTCGACGCGCGGTCCCCTGCGGCGCGTTCGCGCTCGCGCTCGGCGGCGACCGAGTATTCGGTCTCGTTGAGCCGCTTGGCGACCGACGTCATAAACGCATAAAGGAACGACATTCGCTTGCGGCGCGTCGAGGCGGAATCGTATCCCCGCGTGGCGATCATGTGGGTCGTACAAATCTGCACCAGGAGCGGCCACAGGAATTCGAGGCGGTCGAGATGCGTGCGTCTGCCGAAGATGACGGCGGTGCGATCGAATTTCCCGTACGTGTACGAGCAGTGCAACGCTGCGGCTATCCGACCGAACGCCGTGCCGTATTCGTGCCCATACTTCATGTTCATGTCGACGCGGAGCACACCGACCTCGCTGCCGGTGTCCCCTTCGCCGATATCGGCCTCCGCCAACCCCTCCCTCGCCATCAGCTCGAAGGCTTTCGCGCGGAAGAGTTCCGACTCGGCGTCGCCGACTGAGCGGTCTGCGCTCTGCGCGAGTAGTTTTCGAATCTTGTCCTTTGTGCTCGATTTCAAAGCCATGGCCGCTCCCCGGTTGCGTTTGTGATCAATCCACTCGGTGCGACGTCGATTCGAACGCAATCGGCTTCCTCTACATTTGTATTCGAGCCGATGGTTGACATTTTTCGACACCATCCACAAGGTTCACCGAGAACCACGACAAGATTGGCATCCTGCAATTTATGCGTTCGGGAGTTACCTAAAGCCGGAAAAGAATAAGTTCTGTGTTTATGGAGAACTCTGGCTTCCTCACCACCGCGCTTCCCCTGGCGCTGGCAATCATCATGCTGGGCCTCGGACTCGGTCTCACCGTCGACGATTTCAAGCGAATCGGGAGGAATCCGCGGGCGGTACTCATCGCGTTGGGCATCCAACTCGTGATTCTCCCCGCGATCGCGCTGGCGTTGATCTACCTCGTTGGCCTGCGGGGAGCTCTAGCGGTCGGCGTCATTCTCCTCGCCGCGTCACCGGGCGGGACGACGGCCAACCTGTTTAGTCATCTTTTCCGCGGGGATGTCGCGCTCAATGTCTCGTTGACGGCCATCAACTCGGTGATCGCCGTGTTCACCCTCCCACTGTTCACGAACATTGCACTCGCACTGTTTTTGCCGGAGTCCGACGAGATCGGCCTCCAGTTCGGCAAGGCCGCGCAGGTCTTCGCTATCGTCTTGCTTCCCGTAGTGATCGGTATGACGATCAGACGGGTGTGGCCGGGCATCGCGGCGAGGTCGGATCGACCCGTGCGCATTTTCTCCGTCATCGTGCTTGCGGCGATCACCGTCGGCGCGATCGCGGCCGAGCGCGAGAACGTGCTCGAATATCTCACGGACGTAGGCGTCGTGACTGGACTGTTCTGCCTGTTCAGCCTGTCTATCGGCTACTTCCTCTCCCGCACACTCAAGCTCTCGCACAGGCAGTCCGTAGCGGCGTCGATGGAGATCGGAGTGCACAACACGACGATCGCGATGACGATCGGCATGTCGGTCATGGGCTCTGCCGAGCTCGCGATCCCCGCCGCCGTCTACTCGATCCTCATGTACATCCTCGCCCCGATTTTCGGGTTCGCGATCACCCGTGGCCGGCGCGGAGACGACGAATCCGAACGCGACGCGCAGCCGTCGGCCGTCGTCCGATAAGCCTGCGGCTATTTCCGGCGTCCCCTGTTCGGACCGCGGCGACCAGTTTTCCCCGATCGAGTTTTCGACACCGGCCCGTCCGCTCGGCGGCGGGCTTCGCCGCTCGCTCCCGCCCCTTTCTTACCGGCCTTCGATTTCGCTTGGGCGCCGGTGTGCGTCGCGGGCTCCGGCCCGCGACTCGTGCGTTCGGTGCGGCCCTGGACGATCCCTACGAAACCGGCGATCTCGTCCTCTTCTCCCCTGTCCGGTAGCCAGGCAATACCCATTCGGGTACGCGGCGGCTCGTCGAGAGGTATGACGACGACGTCCCTGCGCGAGTGAGCGCATGCGAGCGGGAGCGGGAGAAGACCCAGACCTACGTTCGCGGCAACGAGCTCGACATGCATCTCTACTTCTGCAGAGGACGAGGCAAGAGCGTCGACGGGGTCCACCCAGCACTCCCCTTCGAGGTCCGACAAAGAGAGCGACGGAAACAGGGACGCCTCGTGATCGCGGGGCACGAGCACAGCGAGATCCTCGAGATACAGCGGAATCCGAGCGAGTCCCTCCGGCGCCGAACGCGGCGCCTCGGCGGGCTCTCGCACGAAGACGACGTCGAACTCGGAGGCGAGAAGATCCTGCGCCTGGGCGAGCTGGGCACGTCCGACGTCAACAAGCGTGGTGGCCATATGCACCGTGGGAAAGCGGCCGGCCATGCGGCGCAGCCACTTGTCGGGCGACAGCCCCGGCGGGTAGCCGATGCGGAGGCTGGCTGCCGGGGCTGTGGGAGCCACTGGGGGCTCGTGTGCACTCATGGTTACTGGACACACCGCCTGGCGTTATCCGAGGAGCTTCCAGTCCTCGAGACCGTCGTACAGCGGCTTGGCCTGCGCGAGCGCGGTGACGCGGGCGTTGAGCGCGGCCACGTCGGCCTTGTCTCCCGCAACAAGCGCGGTGGCGATGATGTCGGCGACCTCGCGGAAATCGTCGTCATCGAAGCCGCGGGTCGCGAGCGCCGGGGTGCCGATGCGCAGGCCGGAGGTGACCATCGGCGGGCGCGGGTCGAACGGGACGGCGTTGCGGTTGACGGTGATGCCGACCGAATGCAGGAGATCCTCGGCCTGCTGGCCGTCGAGCGCGGAATTGCGCAGGTCCGCGAGCACAAGGTGCACGTCGGTACCGCCGGTGAGCACGTCCACACCCGCCTCCTTGCAGTCGGACTGGGTGAGGCGCTCGGCGATGATCTGCGCGCCGGAGACCGTGCGCTTCTGGCGCTCGGCGAAGTCTGCGGAGCCGGCGATCTTCATCGCGATGGCCTTCGCCGCGACGGCGTGCATCAGCGGCCCGCCCTGCTGCCCCGGGAACACCGCGGAATTGATCTTCTTGAACAGGTCGAGATCGTTGGTGAGGATCATGCCCGAGCGGGGGCCCCCGAGCGTCTTGTGCACGGTCGTCGACACGACGTCGGCGTACGGCACCGGGCTCGGGTGCAGACCTGCGGCGACGAGCCCTGCGAAGTGCGCCATGTCGACCCAGAGCTTCGCGCCGACCTCGTCGGCGATTTCGCGGAACTTCGCGAAATCCTGCTGCCGCGGGTAGGCGGACCAGCCGGCGATGATCACC
It encodes the following:
- a CDS encoding alpha/beta hydrolase, encoding MPFSLPSTIVQSLPADGPTRSVGWAPNATDRARRAALGASGLVPSAATALLARPATIADGARLDPMFQLGDKVIDIFGDQPLSDETLPGARKKTVAAAYYTSGPHIPVDYVCDLSIPVPTTGAATGTNIGARLYRPTRENTTLPLLVFIHGGGFGAGTLDSHDVTCRYFATRGQVAVLSVDYRLAPEFPYPTPLDDCVAAFRWAREHAEELRIDPERIALAGDSAGGNLTAATCLRLRDAGEVGPAFQMLFVPVTTAEAGGGGTDSFTTFARGPYLTAEHIKYFTGAYLPSDDLIGEPYVSPLLAEDLSGLPSAHVAVAGFDPLRDQGEAYARRMREAGVRVSLRRHETIVHPFVNSVGVNAAARSAVDEAIGAMRMGLGV
- a CDS encoding AraC family transcriptional regulator — translated: MREWNEAVDYIEAHLADGVSGRALAAITLTSEYHFRRMFATLAGMPLSEYVRRRRMSIATGQILEGRGVLDVAVDFGYGSSEAFSRAFKNLHGITPSQARRPGASLRSQPRLRFHLHVEGSTHVEYQISKAPAFRLAGFSTRVPLVHSGANTAIEEFEKGLDQEAKARLHSLSDREPSGPLGVSINLDDPRAEGMMLDYWHAVATTAQVPEEFESMDVPASTWVVFETHGSFPEALQQLWATAASEWFPANPYLWARGPEMLKVEYLSENSCRGEPWLPVERAD
- a CDS encoding L-serine ammonia-lyase; amino-acid sequence: MAISVVEMFSIGIGPSSSHTVGPMLGAALFARELADQHAGSVTRIEIDLFGSLAATGRGHGTPGAKLAGLEGADPKTVDPSHVLALANGSCRSITLVGGTTLPLDDVAVTFRTDRKEFRHPNTVELRALTSDGGEILERRFFSVGGGFVEFDEPAHETEATTYVEDAESSSSHPAGFRAYSCADELLAACADAECTVAELVSDNEAAMSGQGLAEKHLIDVWHAMRDCISAGFSERGTLPGGLDVPRRAAALSQQLGTVDSVTRTMDTLYAAAIAVNEENAAGHRVVTAPTNGAAGIVPAVLHWAFECAWELLDTEEEHDEETESQLAVRYLLAAGGIGALIKERASISGAELGCQGEVGSACAMAAAGLTEIMGGTPAQVENAAEIGIEHNLGLTCDPVGGLVQIPCIERNAVGAVKAVNASVLALKGSGEHRVSLDTAIETMRQTGLDMMDKYKETSLGGLAVNVPEC
- a CDS encoding DUF2786 domain-containing protein, translated to MALKSSTKDKIRKLLAQSADRSVGDAESELFRAKAFELMAREGLAEADIGEGDTGSEVGVLRVDMNMKYGHEYGTAFGRIAAALHCSYTYGKFDRTAVIFGRRTHLDRLEFLWPLLVQICTTHMIATRGYDSASTRRKRMSFLYAFMTSVAKRLNETEYSVAAERERERAAGDRASTELAFTSDRDAADAARDQWLIDNGYVLAGRRRSRARLDRGASDAGMRAGSVVDIGNARLDGGPKQISA
- a CDS encoding bile acid:sodium symporter family protein is translated as MENSGFLTTALPLALAIIMLGLGLGLTVDDFKRIGRNPRAVLIALGIQLVILPAIALALIYLVGLRGALAVGVILLAASPGGTTANLFSHLFRGDVALNVSLTAINSVIAVFTLPLFTNIALALFLPESDEIGLQFGKAAQVFAIVLLPVVIGMTIRRVWPGIAARSDRPVRIFSVIVLAAITVGAIAAERENVLEYLTDVGVVTGLFCLFSLSIGYFLSRTLKLSHRQSVAASMEIGVHNTTIAMTIGMSVMGSAELAIPAAVYSILMYILAPIFGFAITRGRRGDDESERDAQPSAVVR
- a CDS encoding LysR family transcriptional regulator substrate-binding protein, translated to MAPTAPAASLRIGYPPGLSPDKWLRRMAGRFPTVHMATTLVDVGRAQLAQAQDLLASEFDVVFVREPAEAPRSAPEGLARIPLYLEDLAVLVPRDHEASLFPSLSLSDLEGECWVDPVDALASSSAEVEMHVELVAANVGLGLLPLPLACAHSRRDVVVIPLDEPPRTRMGIAWLPDRGEEDEIAGFVGIVQGRTERTSRGPEPATHTGAQAKSKAGKKGAGASGEARRRADGPVSKTRSGKTGRRGPNRGRRK
- the glyA gene encoding serine hydroxymethyltransferase, which encodes MTTSLGELDPELAEAMAGELGRQRNTLEMIASENFVPRAVLQAQGSVLTNKYAEGYPGRRYYGGCEFVDQAEELARSRAKEVFGAKYANVQPHSGAQANAAVLMSLATPGEKIMGLSLAHGGHLTHGMALNFSGKLYEVAAYEVDPETMQIDMDAVREQAIAEKPAVIIAGWSAYPRQQDFAKFREIADEVGAKLWVDMAHFAGLVAAGLHPSPVPYADVVSTTVHKTLGGPRSGMILTNDLDLFKKINSAVFPGQQGGPLMHAVAAKAIAMKIAGSADFAERQKRTVSGAQIIAERLTQSDCKEAGVDVLTGGTDVHLVLADLRNSALDGQQAEDLLHSVGITVNRNAVPFDPRPPMVTSGLRIGTPALATRGFDDDDFREVADIIATALVAGDKADVAALNARVTALAQAKPLYDGLEDWKLLG